The following proteins are encoded in a genomic region of Dialister hominis:
- the madM gene encoding malonate transporter subunit MadM, translating into MDIVAIATKLFNSNGMVFSFMLLGIIMYFAYKIGKLTHGRIHGSAIAIFFGLVLAYIGGAMTGGHKGIADVPLFAGMGLVGGAMFRDFAIVSTAFGADLEEIKKIGVRGVLSLFIGEFICLLAGFAVAYPLGYTDPIDLVTIGAGIATFVVGPVTGAALGASSEVIAISIAAGVVKSVLVMVVTPFVAKIFGLDNPQSAMAFGGIMGTTSGTAAGMAAVDPKLVPYAAMTATFYTGLGCLLFPSVFYFLTQMIFG; encoded by the coding sequence ATGGATATTGTAGCTATTGCAACAAAACTGTTCAATTCAAACGGCATGGTCTTCTCGTTTATGCTTCTTGGTATCATCATGTATTTCGCTTACAAAATTGGGAAGTTGACTCATGGCCGTATCCACGGCAGTGCTATCGCTATTTTCTTCGGTCTGGTTCTCGCTTATATCGGCGGTGCAATGACCGGAGGCCACAAAGGTATCGCTGACGTTCCGCTCTTCGCAGGCATGGGCCTCGTAGGCGGCGCTATGTTCAGAGATTTCGCCATCGTTTCCACCGCATTCGGTGCTGACCTGGAAGAAATCAAAAAAATCGGTGTAAGAGGCGTTCTGTCCCTGTTCATCGGTGAATTCATCTGCCTGCTCGCAGGCTTCGCTGTTGCTTATCCGCTGGGATACACTGATCCAATCGATCTGGTAACCATCGGCGCAGGCATTGCAACATTCGTTGTAGGACCTGTTACCGGCGCAGCACTCGGTGCTTCTTCTGAAGTTATCGCTATTTCCATCGCAGCTGGCGTTGTTAAGTCCGTACTCGTTATGGTCGTAACTCCGTTCGTTGCTAAGATTTTCGGCCTTGACAACCCGCAGTCTGCTATGGCATTCGGCGGCATCATGGGCACCACTTCCGGCACCGCTGCTGGTATGGCTGCTGTTGATCCGAAGCTCGTTCCATACGCAGCTATGACAGCAACATTCTACACCGGCCTCGGCTGCCTGCTCTTCCCATCTGTATTCTATTTCCTGACTCAGATGATCTTCGGTTAA